The following proteins are co-located in the Eleginops maclovinus isolate JMC-PN-2008 ecotype Puerto Natales chromosome 1, JC_Emac_rtc_rv5, whole genome shotgun sequence genome:
- the LOC134877031 gene encoding E3 SUMO-protein ligase ZBED1-like isoform X2 gives MCVCASVYVYKVTTSVRVRIIWGRSAGKFVVKLSLADQLLAQCYFNILFILGRKMNPFIENAVKDEQRIKRATGLCKQLVAVFTHSWKKKAALKQAQQDLNLPQQSLVTECPTRWGSGQKMIGRVLEQSKALCQVLSEDRKTRHLVPTWQDTDVLESVNNALGPPQEFKDALSGEDYVSVSYLKPVLHLLRTATLAETDQDTNLTKEIKSRALHYIEEKYSDPVTQELLDITSFLDPRFKKSYISEENVPYIKDRVKMEMEQVAQKLCVTTHPMPLSAEEEPPSTSTKRKRSLGSFFKTKAVPASSTVQLEDTIKAELDNYLITPTIDGEQDPLAWWRVHNVNFPWLSKLARKYLCIPATSAPSERLFSASGNIVTCQRASLKPAKVDMLVFLAKNLGKGKIY, from the exons atgtgtgtttgtgcgagtgtgtatgtttacaaggtTACTACAAGTGTGAGAGTTCGTATTATCTGGGGACGAAGCGCCGGGAAGTTTGTTGTCAAGCTGTCGTTAGCTGACCAACTGTTAGcgcaatgctactttaacatactgtttatcctagggagaaaaatgaaccctttcatcg aaaatgctgtcaaagatgagcaaagaaTCAAACGGGCCACAGGACTTTGCAAGCAGCTGGTTGCGGtcttcactcacagctggaagaagaaggcgGCACTAAAACAGGCACAGCAAGACTTGAACCTACCTCAACAGTCACTGGTCACTGAATGTCCGACACGATGGGGCTCCGGGCAGAAAATGATTGGGAGGGTGTTGGAGCAGAGCAAGGCACTGTGCCAGGTTCTgtctgaagacaggaagacgcGGCACCTGGTCCCCACTTGGCAAGACACAGATGTCCttgaatctgtaaacaatgCCCTCGGTCCTCCTCAGGAGTTCAAAGACGCCCTCTCAGGTGAGGACTACGTAAGCGTGTCATACCTGAAGCCagtgctccatctcctcagaaCAGCAACGCTTGCTGAAACTGACCAGGACACGAATCTCACCAAGGAGATCAAATCAAGAGCTCTCCACTACattgaagagaaatacagcgacccagtgacacaggagctcttggacatcacatccttccttgatccaagattcaagaagagctacataagtgaagagaatgtcccatacatcaaagacagagtgaagatggaaatggaacaggtggcacaaaag ttGTGTGTCACAACCCATCCCATGCCCCtgagtgcagaagaagaaccaccATCCACCTCTACAAAGCGAAAGCGGTCACTGGGCAGCTTTTTCAAGACCAAGGCGGTCCCTGCTTCCTCTACTGTGCAGTTGGAGGATACCATTAAAGCAGAACTGGACAACTACCTCATAACTCCTACCATTGATGGAGAGCAAGATCCACTGGCCTGGTGGAGAGTGCACAATGTCAACTTCCCATGGCTTAGCAAGTTGGCTCGTAAGTACCTTTGCATACCAGCAACGAgtgcaccatcagagagactgTTCAGTGCCAGTGGCAATATTGTCACATGTCAGCGTGCAAGTCTGAAGCCAGCAAAGGttgacatgttggttttcttggccAAAAATCTGGGGAAGGGgaagatttattga
- the ccnq gene encoding cyclin-Q, whose translation MEGPSFSLAVRRDRPLWPAAGRRESGGDAETDRDMKTHFRVCRFIMETGVKLRMRSVPVATACVLYHRFFERVRLQAYEPYLVAMSCVYLAGKVEEQHTRTRDIINVSHRYFNSGSAPLECDKEFWDLRDSVVQCELLILRQLNFHVSIEHPHKYLLHYLMSVKSLVNRHAWSRTPIAETSWALLRDCYHGAMCIRHTPQHIAIATLHLALDSYGVELPVGEKEWWQVLCVDVTKADIDAVISDLLQLYDMEAKCI comes from the exons ATGGAAGGACCGTCTTTTAGTTTAGCTGTCCGGAGAGACAGGCCGCTGTGGCCGGCTGCAGGCAGGAGAGAGTCCGGCGGGGATGCAGAGACCGACAGGGACATGAAGACACACTTCCGCGTCTGTCGCTTCATTATGGAGACAG GAGTGAAGCTGAGGATGCGCTCGGTGCCCGTGGCCACAGCCTGCGTGTTGTACCACCGATTCTTTGAACGCGTCAGACTGCAGGCGTATGAACCCTACCTGGTGGCCATGAGCTGTGTGTACCTGGCTGGCAAAGTGGAGGAGCAACACACCAGGACCCGTGACATCATCAACGTCAGCCATAG GTATTTCAACAGTGGCAGTGCTCCTCTAGAATGTGACAAGGAGTTCTGGGATTTGAGGGACAGCGTGGTGCAGTGCGAGCTGCTCATCCTCCGACAGCTCAACTTCCACGTCTCCATTGAACACCCTCACAAG TATTTACTCCACTACCTGATGTCTGTGAAGTCGCTGGTGAACCGCCACGCGTGGTCTCGAACCCCCATCGCAGAGACTTCCTGGGCATTGCTGAGAGACTGTTACCATGGAGCCATGTGCATCCGCCACACACCACAACACATTGCAATAGCAACGTTGCACCTGGCTCTGGACAGCTACGGGGTGGAGCTGCCGGTCGGGGAGAAAGAGTGGTGGCAG GTGCTGTGTGTGGACGTGACCAAAGCAGACATCGACGCTGTGATCTCTGACCTTCTGCAGCTCTACGACATGGAGGCCAAGTGTATCTGA
- the LOC134877031 gene encoding E3 SUMO-protein ligase ZBED1-like isoform X1 has product MVSVNTVTKDAFKRLLRTMDKRYVLPSRTYFNQVAIPQLYAECKAKVVNELENTEFYASTTDLWSSRTTEPYMSLTVHFVNANFELCSRCLQTAYFPTDHTGENIAMGLKECLANWGLKEEAQTCITTDNASNMVKAMGLNQWTRLQCFGHRLHLAIENAVKDEQRIKRATGLCKQLVAVFTHSWKKKAALKQAQQDLNLPQQSLVTECPTRWGSGQKMIGRVLEQSKALCQVLSEDRKTRHLVPTWQDTDVLESVNNALGPPQEFKDALSGEDYVSVSYLKPVLHLLRTATLAETDQDTNLTKEIKSRALHYIEEKYSDPVTQELLDITSFLDPRFKKSYISEENVPYIKDRVKMEMEQVAQKLCVTTHPMPLSAEEEPPSTSTKRKRSLGSFFKTKAVPASSTVQLEDTIKAELDNYLITPTIDGEQDPLAWWRVHNVNFPWLSKLARKYLCIPATSAPSERLFSASGNIVTCQRASLKPAKVDMLVFLAKNLGKGKIY; this is encoded by the exons ATGGTGTCTGTAAACACCGTGACCAAAGACGCATTTAAACGTTTGCTACGCACAATGGATAAGAGGTATGTTCTGCCCTCCCGCACATACTTCAATCAAGTTGCCATCCCACAGCTCTACGCAGAATGTAAGGCCAAAGTTGTAAATGAGCTGGAAAACACGGAGTTTTATGCATCAACTACTGATCTGTGGTCAAGCAGAACGACCGAGCCCTACATGAGTTTGACCGTGCATTTCGTCAACGCCAACTTCGAGTTGTGTAGCCGCTGCCTGCAGACAGCATACTTCCCCACTGACCATACCGGGGAGAATATTGCCATGGGGCTGAAGGAGTGCTTGGCCAACTGGGGTCTAAAAGAAGAGGCCCAGACGTGCATAACAACAGACAACGCTTCAAATATGGTCAAAGCAATGGGACTTAACCAATGGAccagactgcagtgctttggacacaggctgcatcttgcaattg aaaatgctgtcaaagatgagcaaagaaTCAAACGGGCCACAGGACTTTGCAAGCAGCTGGTTGCGGtcttcactcacagctggaagaagaaggcgGCACTAAAACAGGCACAGCAAGACTTGAACCTACCTCAACAGTCACTGGTCACTGAATGTCCGACACGATGGGGCTCCGGGCAGAAAATGATTGGGAGGGTGTTGGAGCAGAGCAAGGCACTGTGCCAGGTTCTgtctgaagacaggaagacgcGGCACCTGGTCCCCACTTGGCAAGACACAGATGTCCttgaatctgtaaacaatgCCCTCGGTCCTCCTCAGGAGTTCAAAGACGCCCTCTCAGGTGAGGACTACGTAAGCGTGTCATACCTGAAGCCagtgctccatctcctcagaaCAGCAACGCTTGCTGAAACTGACCAGGACACGAATCTCACCAAGGAGATCAAATCAAGAGCTCTCCACTACattgaagagaaatacagcgacccagtgacacaggagctcttggacatcacatccttccttgatccaagattcaagaagagctacataagtgaagagaatgtcccatacatcaaagacagagtgaagatggaaatggaacaggtggcacaaaag ttGTGTGTCACAACCCATCCCATGCCCCtgagtgcagaagaagaaccaccATCCACCTCTACAAAGCGAAAGCGGTCACTGGGCAGCTTTTTCAAGACCAAGGCGGTCCCTGCTTCCTCTACTGTGCAGTTGGAGGATACCATTAAAGCAGAACTGGACAACTACCTCATAACTCCTACCATTGATGGAGAGCAAGATCCACTGGCCTGGTGGAGAGTGCACAATGTCAACTTCCCATGGCTTAGCAAGTTGGCTCGTAAGTACCTTTGCATACCAGCAACGAgtgcaccatcagagagactgTTCAGTGCCAGTGGCAATATTGTCACATGTCAGCGTGCAAGTCTGAAGCCAGCAAAGGttgacatgttggttttcttggccAAAAATCTGGGGAAGGGgaagatttattga